From the genome of Vigna angularis cultivar LongXiaoDou No.4 chromosome 11, ASM1680809v1, whole genome shotgun sequence, one region includes:
- the LOC108333325 gene encoding basic leucine zipper 34, whose protein sequence is MAQLPPKIPTIPQNWPSFSHQRVPTMANFTPTTSSTTTTTVAAAATTTAPSQPSWVDEFLDFSSTRRGAHRRSASDSIAFLETPFLEECRAGFDRLDEDQLISMFSDDISAAALPPPPLSSASNPSSPSSDQNSNNEEKPMAMTLDLKPKTEKVEEESSCKNEAAALQLSATTTSPETVVDPKRVKRILANRQSAQRSRVRKLQYISELERSVTTLQTEVSALSPRVAFLDHQRLILNVDNSALKQRIAALAQDKIFKDAHQEALKKEIERLRQIYHQQNLQKMSNTLNNNLQNPSTSQPQATIQSHSLHQHQHQQQIAVSQPLGCKDKEQLLS, encoded by the exons ATGGCACAGTTACCTCCCAAAATACCAACCATACCCCAAAATTGGCCATCTTTTTCTCACCAAAGGGTGCCCACAATGGCCAACTTCACACCCACAACCTcatccaccaccaccaccaccgtcgccgccgccgccaccACCACGGCTCCCTCCCAACCCTCATGGGTCGACGAATTCCTTGACTTCTCCTCGACCCGGCGGGGGGCTCACCGGCGATCCGCCAGCGACTCCATTGCCTTCCTCGAGACGCCGTTTCTCGAGGAATGTCGAGCCGGTTTCGACCGGCTCGACGAGGACCAGCTGATTTCCATGTTCTCTGACGACATTTCAGCAGCGGCACTACCACCGCCACCGCTTTCATCGGCGTCCAACCCCTCCTCGCCGTCCTCCGACCAAAATAGCAACAACGAGGAGAAGCCCATGGCAATGACGTTGGACCTCAAGCCGAAGACGGAAAAGGTTGAAGAGGAGAGCTCGTGCAAGAATGAGGCGGCGGCGCTGCAACTCTCCGCCACTACCACCTCCCCTGAAACAGTTGTCGATCCCAAGAGGGTCAAAAG AATTTTGGCTAACAGGCAATCAGCACAGAGATCAAGAGTAAGAAAACTACAATACATCTCTGAGCTTGAAAGGAGCGTAACAACATTACAG ACGGAAGTATCAGCATTGTCTCCACGAGTTGCATTTCTGGACCATCAACGTTTGATTCTTAATGTCGACAATAGTGCCTTGAAGCAACGTATTGCTGCTTTGGCCCAAGACAAGATTTTCAAAGACG CTCATCAAGAGGCATTGAAGAAGGAAATAGAGAGATTGAGGCAAATCTACCACCAACAGAACCTACAGAAGATGAGTAACACATTGAACAACAATCTTCAAAACCCATCAACATCACAGCCACAAGCAACTATTCAATCACATTCCCTTCATCAGCATCAGCATCAGCAGCAGATAGCAGTGTCTCAACCATTGGGATGCAAGGACAAGGAGCAGCTCCTGAGTTGA